The Betta splendens chromosome 7, fBetSpl5.4, whole genome shotgun sequence genome includes a window with the following:
- the ptpdc1b gene encoding protein tyrosine phosphatase domain-containing protein 1: MAKSTGGTLMEYITAPRAKYTMVGEAIRYVIPSHMQCSLGCGGQDCKYDNPSYWRDDQQAIKGLYSSWITEHLLAMSRPSTEIIEKYNIIDQFKRAGIKTVINLQIPGEHASCGNPLEPESGFSYRPEFFMENNIYFYNFGWDDYGVANLTCVLDMLKVMAFALQDGRIAVHCHAGLGRTGVLVACFLAYATRMTANQAISYVRAKRPNSIQTRSQLRCVRQFVQFLDPLRSVFSCAEPRTGPVTLSQYLNRQRHILHGNERKKLRHLPKIVQLVCRLLLDIAENRQVIEEDILEAPDVHDIEETLSMVKKLGPEAFAQEPRLPGVPTLHRHFNEPPIFYHRKSLSYSESDLRRLGSDFNVLTQPLQTGSLWQIKDIENQKDGRIVLERVKHKSIQRSESVGHHQAANMGSVLSQWKAEQSRELKMNGPKGAGAEWEVPFITLQSELSLEARRLLVAQALAVDLALDGDKAHRSRVLTWQAELNQGGAWERLCMERDPFILTGLMWAWLEQLKEPIVSVQDVEALTHDPDADPQTVLNTLDPAQTQTLTCILDCMAHMGKIPQRVENAFLSRTVKALAWMDTNKEESKASMTKVLRRLLEGMRQTRTTG; encoded by the exons ATGGCAAAGTCAACAGGAGGAACTCTGATGGAATACA TCACAGCCCCCAGAGCAAAATACACCATGGTGGGAGAAGCCATACGTTACGTCATCCCTTCACATATGCAGTGCTCACTCGGCTGTGGAGGTCAAGACTGCAAATATGACAACCCAAGCTACTGGAGAGACGACCAGCAGGCCATTAAAGGCCTCTACTCGTCCTG gaTTACTGAACACCTCCTTGCCATGTCCAGACCATCAACAGAAATCATTGAGAAATACAACATCATCGATCAATTCAAGAG GGCTGGTATTAAAACAGTAATCAACCTACAGATACCTGGTGAACATGCCAGTTGTGGAAACCCTCTGGAGCCAGAAAGTGGTTTCTCATACAGACCAGAGTTCTTCATGGAAAATAACA TCTACTTCTACAACTTCGGCTGGGACGACTACGGCGTGGCCAACCTCACCTGCGTGTTGGACATGTTGAAGGTCATGGCCTTTGCGCTGCAGGACGGCAGGATAGCCGTGCACTGCCACGCTGGTCTGGGCAGGACAG GTGTGTTGGTGGCGTGTTTCTTGGCCTACGCCACCAGAATGACTGCCAACCAGGCTATTTCCTACGTCCGAGCTAAACGGCCCAATTCCATCCAGACCCGGAGTCAGCTGCGATGCGTCCGACAGTTTGTCCAGTTCCTTGATCCGCTGAGGAGCGTGTTTTCCTGCGCTGAGCCTCGAACCGGCCCAGTCACTCTGTCCCAGTACCTGAACCGCCAGAGACACATACTGCACGGCAACGAGCGCAAAAAGCTCAGACACCTTCCCAAGATCGTCCAGCTtgtctgcaggctgctgctggacatcGCAGAGAATCGCCAAGTGATTGAAGAGGACATCTTAGAGGCCCCAGATGTTCATGACATTGAGGAGACTCTGAGTATGGTTAAGAAACTAGGGCCTGAAGCGTTTGCACAGGAGCCGCGTCTACCAGGCGTGCCCACCTTACATAGACATTTCAACGAGCCACCCATCTTCTACCACCGCAAAAGCCTGAGCTACAGCGAGTCCGACTTGAGGCGACTGGGCTCAGACTTCAACGTCCTCACGCAGCCCCTCCAGACTGGGTCGCTCTGGCAGATCAAGGACATAGAAAACCAAAAGGATGGACGCATAGTGCTGGAGAGGGTGAAGCATAAATCCATCCAGCGCAGTGAATCTGTGGGACACCACCAAGCTGCTAACATGGGCAGCGTGCTGTCCCAAtggaaagcagagcagagcagggaacTCAAGATGAACGGGCCTAAAGGTGCGGGAGCAGAGTGGGAGGTGCCCTTCATCACTCTGCAGTCGGAGCTGTCGCTGGAAGCCAGGAGGCTGCTGGTGGCACAGGCCCTGGCCGTGGACCTGGCCCTCGACGGGGACAAAGCGCACAGGAGCAGGGTGTTGACCTGGCAG GCTGAGCTTAACCAGGGCGGAGCCTGGGAGCGGCTGTGCATGGAGCGGGACCCCTTCATCCTCACCGGCCTCATGTGGGCCTGGTTGGAGCAGCTCAAGGAGCCCATCGTGTCTGTTCAGGACGTCGAGGCGCTGACACACGACCCTGACGCCGACCCTCAGACCGTCCTGAACACTCTGGACCCG gctcaaacacagacactaaCGTGCATCCTGGACTGTATGGCTCACATGGGGAAAATACCACAAAGGGTAGAAAATGCGTTTCTGAGCCGCACAGTCAAGGCTCTGGCCTGG ATGGACACCAACAAAGAAGAGAGCAAAGCCTCCATGACCAAGGTCCTACGGCGCCTCCTCGAAGGCATGAGACAAACCAGGACCACAGGATGA
- the zgc:171572 gene encoding protein bicaudal D homolog 2 isoform X2, whose protein sequence is MSMGDQCYPDAALLREAAPEWMRAEIERLSRELSETTNEKIQAAEYGLVVLEEKQQLKQQYDDLEIDYEAVRQELDQLKEAFGQAYSNHRKVAADGESREESLIQESACKEAYYEQRVLELQTELRQARNMLTNTQSENERLNTIFQDLGENSQMVELQRNQLRDDIKEYKFREARLLQDYTELEEENISLQKQVSMLKQSQVEFEGLKHEIRRLEEDTQFMNSQLEDAVRLKEISERQLAEALETIKTERELKASLRKELSHYMNIGDSLYHSPLSISLDGLKFSDDATTEPNNDEAVHGYESFTKLAIAFSEDNRIPTDKKEELFRPAPSLVDDLLSELNISEIQKLKQQLMQMEREKVNLLSNLQDSQKQLEQANGALSEHQEKVSRLTENLNAIRKLQASKERQSALDNEKERDSHEDGDYYEVDINGPEILECKYKVAVSEAGELKEELKTLRAEYQSCQSRYEDERARLENDVTTLGEKLATLEKTSQAEREDKAQLEKELRKLSDVAGESQGSLSVAQDELVTFSEELATLYNHVCMCNNETPNRVMLDFYKEGKGGRSSPEGRGRRSPILLTKGLFPDGDGAPSPGSSLPSPVCDHRREPMNIYNLVAIIRDQIKHLQLAVDRTTELSRQRVASLELGAVADKDKEACMEEILKLKSLLSTKREQIATLRTVLKANKQTAEVALANLKSKYENEKAMVTETMMKLRNELKALKEDAATFSSLRAMFATRCDEYVTQLDEMQRQLAAAEDEKKTLNSLLRMAIQQKLALTQRLEDLEFDHEQTRRGGSNRAKARNKAAGATSGGTH, encoded by the exons ATGTCCATGGGGGACCAGTGCTACCCCGACGCTGCCCTGCTCCGGGAGGCTGCGCCGGAGTGGATGCGGGCCGAGATCGAGCGTCTCTCCCGGGAGCTGAGTGAAACCACCAACGAGAAGATCCAGGCAGCGGAGTACGggctggtggtgctggaggagaagcagcagctcaaacagcagTACGATGACCTGGAGATCGACTACGAGGCCGTCCGGCAGGAGCTGGACCAGCTCAAAGAG GCCTTTGGACAAGCCTACTCCAACCACAGGAAGGTGGCAGCCGATGGCGAGAGCCGCGAGGAGTCCCTCATCCAGGAGTCGGCCTGTAAGGAGGCCTACTACGAGCAGAGggtcctggagctgcagaccgAGCTCCGCCAGGCGCGCAACATGCTCACCAACACCCAGTCGGAGAACGAACGGCTCAACACCATCTTCCAAGACCTGGGAGAG AACAGCCAGATGGTGGAGCTCCAGAGGAATCAGCTGCGGGATGACATCAAGGAGTACAAGTTCCGCGAGGCGCGTCTGCTGCAGGACTacacggagctggaggaggagaacatctCGCTGCAGAAGCAGGTGTCCATGCTGAAGCAGAGCCAG GTGGAGTTTGAGGGCTTGAAGCACGAGATCCGCCGTCTGGAGGAGGACACTCAGTTCATGAACAGCCAGCTGGAGGACGCCGTCCGCCTGAAGGAGATCTCTGAGCGCCAGCTCGCCGAGGCCCTGGAGACCATCAAGACCGAGCGCGAGCTGAAGGCTTCTCTGAGGAAAGAGCTGTCCCACTACATGAACATTGGAGACTCTCTGTACCACAG CCCACTGAGCATCTCCCTGGATGGCCTGAAGTTCAGCGACGATGCCACCACCGAGCCCAACAACGACGAGGCCGTGCACGGATACGAGAGCTTCACCAAACTGGCCATCGCCTTCTCTGAGGACAACCGCATCCCCACAGACAAGAAGGAGGAGCTGTTCCGTCCCGCTCCCAGTCTGGTCGACGACCTGCTGAGTGAGCTCAACATCTCCGAGATCCAGAagctcaaacagcagctgatgcag ATGGAGCGTGAGAAGGTCAACTTGCTGTCCAACCTCCAGGACTCCCAGAAACAGCTGGAGCAGGCCAACGGGGCTCTGTCAGAGCACCAGGAGAAGGTGAGCCGCCTCACGGAGAACCTCAACGCTATCCGCAAGCTCCAGGCCAGCAAGGAGCGCCAGTCCGCCCTGGACAACGAGAAGGAGCGAGACAGCCACGAGGACGGAGACTACTACGAGGTGGACATCAACGGGCCCGAGATCCTGGAGTGCAAGTACAAG GTCGCTGTGTCTGAGGCAGgagagctgaaggaggagctgaagactCTGAGAGCTGAGTACCAGTCGTGTCAGTCGCGCTACGAAGACGAGCGCGCCCGTCTGGAGAACGATGTCACCACGCTGGGAGAGAAGCTGGCCACTCTGGAGAAGACGAGTCAGGCCGAGCGGGAGGACaaggctcagctggagaaggagctgcgCAAG CTGAGCGACGTGGCCGGCGAGTCGCAGGGCAGCCTCAGCGTGGCCCAGGACGAGCTGGTCACCTTCAGCGAGGAGCTGGCCACGCTCTACAACCACGTCTGCATGTGCAACAACGAGACGCCCAACCGCGTCATGCTCGACTTCTACAAGGAGGGGAAGGGCGGCCGCAGCAGCCCCGAGGGCCGCGGCCGGCGCTCCCCCATCCTGCTCACCAAGGGCCTGTTCCCCGACGGCGACGGCGCTCCGTCCCCCGGCTCCTCGCTGCCGTCGCCCGTGTGCGACCACCGCCGCGAGCCCATGAACATCTACAACCTGGTGGCCATCATCCGGGACCAGATCAAGCACCTGCAGCTGGCCGTGGACCGCACCACCGAGCTGTCCCGCCAGCGGGTGGCGTCTCTGGAGCTGGGCGCGGTGGCCGACAAGGACAAGGAGGCCTGCATGGAGGAGATCCTCAAGCTGAAGTCCCTGCTGAGCACCAAGAGGGAGCAGATCGCAACTCTGAGGACGGTCCTCAAGGCCAACAAGCAG ACGGCTGAGGTGGCTCTGGCCAACCTGAAGAGCAAGTACGAGAACGAGAAGGCCATGGTGACGGAGACCATGATGAAGCTGAGGAACGAGCTCAAGGCGCTGAAGGAGGACGCCGCCACCTTCTCCTCCCTGCGCGCTATGTTTGCCACACG ctgtgacgAGTACGTGACCCAGCTGGATGAGATGCAGAGGCAGCTGGCTGCAGCGGAGGATGAGAAGAAGACCCTGAACTCCCTGCTGCGCATGGCCATCCAGCAGAAGCTGGCCCTGACTCAGCGTCTGGAGGACCTGGAGTTCGACCACGAGCAGACCCGGCGGGGCGGCTCCAACCGGGCCAAGGCCCGCAACAAGGCCGCCGGCGCCACAAGCGGCGGCACCCAC taa
- the zgc:171572 gene encoding protein bicaudal D homolog 2 isoform X1, with product MSMGDQCYPDAALLREAAPEWMRAEIERLSRELSETTNEKIQAAEYGLVVLEEKQQLKQQYDDLEIDYEAVRQELDQLKEAFGQAYSNHRKVAADGESREESLIQESACKEAYYEQRVLELQTELRQARNMLTNTQSENERLNTIFQDLGENSQMVELQRNQLRDDIKEYKFREARLLQDYTELEEENISLQKQVSMLKQSQVEFEGLKHEIRRLEEDTQFMNSQLEDAVRLKEISERQLAEALETIKTERELKASLRKELSHYMNIGDSLYHSPLSISLDGLKFSDDATTEPNNDEAVHGYESFTKLAIAFSEDNRIPTDKKEELFRPAPSLVDDLLSELNISEIQKLKQQLMQMEREKVNLLSNLQDSQKQLEQANGALSEHQEKVSRLTENLNAIRKLQASKERQSALDNEKERDSHEDGDYYEVDINGPEILECKYKVAVSEAGELKEELKTLRAEYQSCQSRYEDERARLENDVTTLGEKLATLEKTSQAEREDKAQLEKELRKLSDVAGESQGSLSVAQDELVTFSEELATLYNHVCMCNNETPNRVMLDFYKEGKGGRSSPEGRGRRSPILLTKGLFPDGDGAPSPGSSLPSPVCDHRREPMNIYNLVAIIRDQIKHLQLAVDRTTELSRQRVASLELGAVADKDKEACMEEILKLKSLLSTKREQIATLRTVLKANKQTAEVALANLKSKYENEKAMVTETMMKLRNELKALKEDAATFSSLRAMFATRCDEYVTQLDEMQRQLAAAEDEKKTLNSLLRMAIQQKLALTQRLEDLEFDHEQTRRGGSNRAKARNKAAGATSGGTHVSQSVACSGSSRPEHTSAAPSGILGGPVVFCSEKYKIYCD from the exons ATGTCCATGGGGGACCAGTGCTACCCCGACGCTGCCCTGCTCCGGGAGGCTGCGCCGGAGTGGATGCGGGCCGAGATCGAGCGTCTCTCCCGGGAGCTGAGTGAAACCACCAACGAGAAGATCCAGGCAGCGGAGTACGggctggtggtgctggaggagaagcagcagctcaaacagcagTACGATGACCTGGAGATCGACTACGAGGCCGTCCGGCAGGAGCTGGACCAGCTCAAAGAG GCCTTTGGACAAGCCTACTCCAACCACAGGAAGGTGGCAGCCGATGGCGAGAGCCGCGAGGAGTCCCTCATCCAGGAGTCGGCCTGTAAGGAGGCCTACTACGAGCAGAGggtcctggagctgcagaccgAGCTCCGCCAGGCGCGCAACATGCTCACCAACACCCAGTCGGAGAACGAACGGCTCAACACCATCTTCCAAGACCTGGGAGAG AACAGCCAGATGGTGGAGCTCCAGAGGAATCAGCTGCGGGATGACATCAAGGAGTACAAGTTCCGCGAGGCGCGTCTGCTGCAGGACTacacggagctggaggaggagaacatctCGCTGCAGAAGCAGGTGTCCATGCTGAAGCAGAGCCAG GTGGAGTTTGAGGGCTTGAAGCACGAGATCCGCCGTCTGGAGGAGGACACTCAGTTCATGAACAGCCAGCTGGAGGACGCCGTCCGCCTGAAGGAGATCTCTGAGCGCCAGCTCGCCGAGGCCCTGGAGACCATCAAGACCGAGCGCGAGCTGAAGGCTTCTCTGAGGAAAGAGCTGTCCCACTACATGAACATTGGAGACTCTCTGTACCACAG CCCACTGAGCATCTCCCTGGATGGCCTGAAGTTCAGCGACGATGCCACCACCGAGCCCAACAACGACGAGGCCGTGCACGGATACGAGAGCTTCACCAAACTGGCCATCGCCTTCTCTGAGGACAACCGCATCCCCACAGACAAGAAGGAGGAGCTGTTCCGTCCCGCTCCCAGTCTGGTCGACGACCTGCTGAGTGAGCTCAACATCTCCGAGATCCAGAagctcaaacagcagctgatgcag ATGGAGCGTGAGAAGGTCAACTTGCTGTCCAACCTCCAGGACTCCCAGAAACAGCTGGAGCAGGCCAACGGGGCTCTGTCAGAGCACCAGGAGAAGGTGAGCCGCCTCACGGAGAACCTCAACGCTATCCGCAAGCTCCAGGCCAGCAAGGAGCGCCAGTCCGCCCTGGACAACGAGAAGGAGCGAGACAGCCACGAGGACGGAGACTACTACGAGGTGGACATCAACGGGCCCGAGATCCTGGAGTGCAAGTACAAG GTCGCTGTGTCTGAGGCAGgagagctgaaggaggagctgaagactCTGAGAGCTGAGTACCAGTCGTGTCAGTCGCGCTACGAAGACGAGCGCGCCCGTCTGGAGAACGATGTCACCACGCTGGGAGAGAAGCTGGCCACTCTGGAGAAGACGAGTCAGGCCGAGCGGGAGGACaaggctcagctggagaaggagctgcgCAAG CTGAGCGACGTGGCCGGCGAGTCGCAGGGCAGCCTCAGCGTGGCCCAGGACGAGCTGGTCACCTTCAGCGAGGAGCTGGCCACGCTCTACAACCACGTCTGCATGTGCAACAACGAGACGCCCAACCGCGTCATGCTCGACTTCTACAAGGAGGGGAAGGGCGGCCGCAGCAGCCCCGAGGGCCGCGGCCGGCGCTCCCCCATCCTGCTCACCAAGGGCCTGTTCCCCGACGGCGACGGCGCTCCGTCCCCCGGCTCCTCGCTGCCGTCGCCCGTGTGCGACCACCGCCGCGAGCCCATGAACATCTACAACCTGGTGGCCATCATCCGGGACCAGATCAAGCACCTGCAGCTGGCCGTGGACCGCACCACCGAGCTGTCCCGCCAGCGGGTGGCGTCTCTGGAGCTGGGCGCGGTGGCCGACAAGGACAAGGAGGCCTGCATGGAGGAGATCCTCAAGCTGAAGTCCCTGCTGAGCACCAAGAGGGAGCAGATCGCAACTCTGAGGACGGTCCTCAAGGCCAACAAGCAG ACGGCTGAGGTGGCTCTGGCCAACCTGAAGAGCAAGTACGAGAACGAGAAGGCCATGGTGACGGAGACCATGATGAAGCTGAGGAACGAGCTCAAGGCGCTGAAGGAGGACGCCGCCACCTTCTCCTCCCTGCGCGCTATGTTTGCCACACG ctgtgacgAGTACGTGACCCAGCTGGATGAGATGCAGAGGCAGCTGGCTGCAGCGGAGGATGAGAAGAAGACCCTGAACTCCCTGCTGCGCATGGCCATCCAGCAGAAGCTGGCCCTGACTCAGCGTCTGGAGGACCTGGAGTTCGACCACGAGCAGACCCGGCGGGGCGGCTCCAACCGGGCCAAGGCCCGCAACAAGGCCGCCGGCGCCACAAGCGGCGGCACCCACGTAAGTCAGAGTGTGGCCTGCTCTGGCTCCAGTCGACCCGAGCACACCAGCGCCGCGCCCAGCGGCATTCTGGGAGGCCCCGTGGTCTTCTGCAGCGAGAAGTACAAGATCTACTGCGACTGA